The following coding sequences are from one Eucalyptus grandis isolate ANBG69807.140 chromosome 11, ASM1654582v1, whole genome shotgun sequence window:
- the LOC120289851 gene encoding agamous-like MADS-box protein AGL82: MGRRKLVLELIPNEKARRITYEKRKKGMMKKAQEFTTLCGVDTCMIIYGPAGSAATTEPEIWPASPEKVKCIIERYMSKGADRRAKRMVGLPEFFADRNRKVNAELAKVRLASWEAKYPISEALIDGLSEEDMRRLLGSLGHKLEAAKARLAVMKEDAMRRSSSLMNDHNVPANDHTYHHHHHMPCSCQNHFPPGQDFHFAIPEGTMLSETSLYGPIIGNVSSEGTPSFGACYDALMVQPAPPHAALGDAGRSNPAPDDAGFFAGNHQFHDYQ; the protein is encoded by the coding sequence ATGGGTCGTCGTAAATTAGTTTTGGAGCTTATCCCCAACGAGAAAGCACGTAGGATCACCtacgagaagaggaagaagggcaTGATGAAGAAGGCCCAAGAGTTCACCACCCTATGCGGCGTCGACACGTGCATGATCATCTATGGCCCCGCAGGGTCTGCTGCCACCACTGAGCCCGAGATCTGGCCGGCGAGCCCCGAGAAAGTCAAGTGCATTATCGAGCGGTACATGAGCAAGGGGGCGGATCGTCGTGCCAAGAGGATGGTCGGGCTGCCTGAGTTCTTTGCAGACCGAAATAGGAAGGTCAATGCCGAGCTCGCCAAGGTCCGGCTTGCGAGCTGGGAGGCCAAGTACCCAATCTCGGAGGCGCTGATTGATGGCCTCTCCGAAGAGGACATGAGGAGGCTATTAGGTTCTCTGGGGCACAAGCTCGAggcagccaaggcgaggctagCCGTGATGAAGGAGGATGCCATGAGGAGATCATCGAGCCTTATGAATGATCATAACGTACCTGCAAATGATCATacgtaccatcatcatcatcacatgcCTTGCTCGTGTCAGAACCACTTCCCGCCTGGGCAAGACTTCCATTTCGCCATCCCGGAGGGGACGATGCTCTCTGAGACGTCGTTGTATGGCCCCATCATAGGCAACGTGTCATCGGAAGGTACTCCGAGCTTCGGGGCGTGCTACGACGCACTGATGGTCCAGCCGGCCCCGCCTCATGCCGCTCTTGGTGATGCAGGGCGATCTAATCCCGCCCCAGATGATGCGGGCTTCTTCGCAGGAAATCATCAGTTCCATGATTATCAGTGA
- the LOC104427759 gene encoding agamous-like MADS-box protein AGL82: MDRRKLTLGLIPNEKARRITYEKRKKNVMKKAQEFATLCDLDTCMIIYGPTGSATATEPEVWPASPGKVKRIIERYMSEGADRCAKRTVRLPEFFANRERKVDAELTEALPANRKAKYPVSESLIAGLSKEDLKRLLNSLGHKLEAAKARLAVMKEDAVRTSSSYMNDRQVHANERIYDQHQMQGSFQDPSSPDGTPNFRACYNASMVQPAHPRAALPDAGRSVPDLDNAGSFQDHSSPEGTPSFGAGSNALMVQPARPHAALGDAGRPLPDLNEACSFQDHSSPEGTPSFRAGYDASMVQPAHPRAALSDAGRPVPDLNDAGSFQDHSSLEGTPSFRAGYNASMVQPARPRDALGDAGRPVPDLNDAGSPCIIA, translated from the coding sequence ATGGATCGTCGCAAATTAACTTTAGGGCTTATTCCCAACGAGAAAGCACGGAGGATCACCTacgagaagaggaaaaagaacgtGATGAAGAAGGCCCAAGAGTTCGCCACCCTATGCGACCTAGACACGTGCATGATTATTTATGGCCCCACGGGATCTGCCACCGCCACCGAGCCCGAGGTCTGGCCCGCAAGCCCTGGGAAGGTCAAGCGCATTATCGAGCGATACATGAGCGAAGGGGCGGACCGCTGTGCCAAGAGGACGGTTAGGCTGCCCGAGTTCTTTGCGAACCGGGAGAGGAAGGTCGACGCCGAGCTCACCGAGGCTCTGCCGGCGAACCGGAAGGCCAAGTATCCGGTCTCGGAGTCGCTGATTGCGGGCCTATCCAAAGAGGACCTGAAGAGGCTACTGAACTCCCTGGGGCACAAGCTCGAggcggccaaggcgaggctggcCGTGATGAAAGAGGACGCAGTGAGGACATCATCGAGCTATATGAATGATCGTCAGGTCCATGCTAACGAACGTATTTATGATCAACATCAAATGCAGGGCTCGTTTCAGGATCCCTCGTCGCCGGATGGTACTCCGAACTTCAGGGCGTGCTACAACGCGTCAATGGTCCAGCCGGCCCACCCCCGTGCTGCTCTCCCTGATGCAGGGCGATCCGTTCCTGACCTGGATAATGCAGGCTCGTTTCAGGATCACTCGTCGCCAGAAGGTACTCCGAGCTTCGGGGCGGGCTCCAATGCGTTGATGGTCCAGCCGGCCCGCCCCCATGCTGCTCTCGGTGATGCAGGGCGACCCCTTCCTGACCTGAATGAAGCCTGCTCGTTTCAGGATCACTCGTCGCCGGAAGGTACTCCGAGCTTCAGGGCGGGCTACGATGCGTCGATGGTCCAGCCGGCCCACCCCCGTGCTGCTCTAAGCGATGCAGGGCGACCCGTTCCTGACCTGAATGATGCAGGCTCATTTCAGGATCACTCGTCGCTGGAAGGTACTCCGAGCTTCAGGGCGGGCTACAACGCGTCGATGGTCCAACCGGCCCGCCCCCGTGATGCTCTCGGTGATGCAGGGCGACCCGTTCCTGACCTGAATGATGCAGGTTCTCCATGCATTATTGCCTGA
- the LOC104426060 gene encoding B3 domain-containing protein At2g36080-like, translating to MSINHFSQDLPETLWWPNSQNHHDHHLHHHHQQQPFMDIPSSSPSKPHHHQFSTAPWTFHHGHNSTTLNFNLNREDEDDLDEQVIDGGGVGVGVGHSHGEGRGLPSELDKEVLFEKPLTPSDVGKLNRLVIPKQHAEKYFPLGGDSVDKGLLLSFEDESGKFWRFRYSYWSSSQSYVLTKGWSRYVKEKRLDAGDVVFFERHRANGERIFIGWRRRGAAAAAQEGGRGGDGWGRRRALYSDSEHHHHHHPQQPHHHPNYAYPTHQGDDGPPMPYRPDCPHAGSDGRRPGNSKGLLRLFGVNMEYQVEEPEISTSEGSTLSPTHHHPSQHHQFLF from the exons ATGTCCATAAACCATTTCTCTCAAGACCTTCCAGAAACACTGTGGTGGCCTAACTCTCAAAACCACCAtgaccaccacctccaccaccaccaccaacagCAGCCCTTCATGGACATTCCTTCTTCATCGCCTTCCAAACCACACCACCACCAATTCTCAACCGCCCCTTGGACCTTCCACCACGGCCACAACAGCACGACCCTCAATTTCAACCTCAACCGCGAAGACGAGGACGATCTCGACGAGCAAGTCATCGACGgtggcggcgtcggcgtcggcgtcggccaCAGCCACGGCGAAGGGCGGGGGTTGCCGTCGGAGCTCGACAAGGAAGTGCTGTTCGAGAAGCCGCTGACGCCGAGCGACGTCGGGAAGCTCAACCGCCTCGTCATACCGAAGCAGCACGCCGAGAAGTACTTCCCGCTGGGCGGCGACTCGGTCGACAAGGGGCTGCTCTTGAGCTTCGAGGACGAGTCAGGCAAGTTCTGGAGATTCAG GTATTCGTACTGGAGTAGCAGCCAGAGCTACGTGCTGACCAAAGGGTGGAGCCGTTACGTGAAGGAGAAGAGGCTCGACGCCGGCGACGTCGTCTTCTTCGAGCGCCACCGCGCGAACGGCGAGAGGATCTTCATCGGGTGGAGGCGGCgtggggcggcggcggccgctCAGGAgggcggccgcggcggcgacgggtgggggaggaggagggcgtTGTACTCGGACTCGGagcaccaccatcaccatcatcctcAGCAACCGCATCACCATCCGAATTACGCTTACCCTACGCACCAGGGAGATGATGGGCCTCCTATGCCATACCGACCAGACTGTCCTCATGCAG GGTCCGACGGCAGACGACCGGGGAATTCAAAAGGGCTGCTGAGGTTATTCGGGGTGAACATGGAGTACCAGGTCGAAGAGCCCGAGATATCGACGTCTGAGGGCTCGACCCTGTCGCCTACCCACCACCATCCGTCACAGCACCATCAGTTCTTATTCTGA